One genomic segment of Vibrio sp. SCSIO 43136 includes these proteins:
- the potA gene encoding spermidine/putrescine ABC transporter ATP-binding protein PotA, translating to MNRPSHVVELSSIDKSFDGKQIIGNLELNVNHGEFLTILGPSGCGKTTVLRMIAGFESADSGSIQIDGQDVTDTPAEQRHVNTVFQSYALFPHMTVFDNVAFGLKMQKVPSAEIEPRVIEALKMVRLDHMAQRKPHQLSGGQQQRVAIARAVVNKPKVLLLDESLSALDYKLRKQMQIELKQLQRQLGITFIFVTHDQEEALSMSDRIIVMRDGQIEQDGTPREIYEEPKNLFVARFIGEINVFNTEAIERLDDKRIKANIEGVESVVYYDQPVMPNDKLQVLLRPEDLRLEEIKESEEKGIVGHVVERTYKGMTLDSVVELDSGMRVMVSEFFNEDDPDVDHSLGQKVAVTWVESWEVVLADEEA from the coding sequence TTGAACAGACCATCACATGTAGTAGAGCTTTCATCAATCGATAAGAGCTTTGACGGCAAGCAGATTATTGGCAACCTAGAGCTTAACGTAAACCACGGTGAGTTTCTTACGATTTTAGGTCCGTCGGGGTGTGGTAAAACCACCGTATTACGCATGATTGCAGGATTTGAAAGCGCAGATTCAGGCAGCATACAAATTGATGGTCAGGATGTTACTGACACCCCTGCGGAACAACGCCACGTCAACACGGTATTCCAGAGTTACGCTCTGTTCCCTCATATGACAGTGTTCGACAACGTGGCTTTTGGCTTAAAGATGCAAAAAGTCCCATCGGCAGAGATTGAGCCACGTGTTATTGAAGCGCTGAAGATGGTACGTCTAGATCATATGGCGCAGCGTAAACCGCATCAACTATCTGGCGGCCAGCAGCAGCGTGTAGCGATTGCTCGCGCAGTGGTTAACAAGCCTAAAGTATTACTGCTCGATGAGTCCTTGTCGGCGCTTGATTATAAGCTACGTAAGCAGATGCAGATCGAACTTAAGCAGCTTCAGCGTCAGTTGGGTATTACCTTTATCTTTGTTACCCACGATCAAGAAGAAGCGCTATCGATGTCAGATCGCATCATCGTTATGCGAGACGGTCAGATCGAACAAGATGGTACGCCGCGTGAAATTTACGAAGAACCAAAGAACTTGTTTGTTGCTCGCTTTATTGGCGAGATCAACGTGTTCAACACAGAAGCTATTGAGCGGCTGGATGACAAGCGTATTAAAGCCAATATCGAAGGTGTTGAGTCAGTCGTCTATTATGACCAACCAGTCATGCCCAATGACAAGCTACAAGTTCTGCTTCGTCCGGAAGATCTGCGTCTTGAAGAGATCAAAGAGTCAGAAGAGAAAGGCATTGTGGGCCATGTCGTTGAGCGTACCTATAAGGGTATGACGCTCGATTCTGTGGTCGAGCTAGACTCTGGCATGCGTGTCATGGTCAGCGAGTTCTTCAACGAAGACGACCCTGACGTAGACCACTCTCTCGGCCAAAAAGTGGCTGTAACATGGGTAGAAAGCTGGGAAGTGGTGCTGGCTGATGAAGAAGCTTAA
- the potB gene encoding spermidine/putrescine ABC transporter permease PotB, with protein sequence MMKKLNLQNAIVGLIVSWLVIFVLLPNLMIIGTSFLTRDEANLIEMTFTLDNYARLADPLYFKVLWHSFYMALIATAICLVVGYPFAYIVAKMPEKWRPFMLFLVIVPFWTNSLIRTYGLKIVLGTQGILNKSLMALEIIERPIRIMYTESAVMIGLVYILLPFMILPLYSAIEKLDGTYIEAAKDLGANKLQTFTKVILPLTAPGIIGGCLLVLLPALGMFYISDLLGGAKNLLIGNVIKSQVLNARDWPFGAATSIALTVAMAVMLYAYYRAGKLLNKKVELE encoded by the coding sequence CTGATGAAGAAGCTTAATCTACAAAATGCCATCGTTGGCTTGATCGTAAGTTGGTTAGTGATTTTTGTTTTACTGCCTAACTTGATGATCATAGGAACTAGTTTCCTTACCAGAGATGAAGCCAATCTTATAGAGATGACCTTCACTCTCGATAACTACGCACGCTTGGCAGATCCACTCTACTTCAAAGTATTGTGGCACTCATTTTACATGGCGTTGATAGCCACCGCGATTTGTCTGGTCGTTGGTTATCCATTTGCTTATATCGTGGCAAAAATGCCTGAAAAATGGCGTCCGTTTATGCTGTTTTTAGTGATTGTACCTTTTTGGACTAACTCACTTATCCGCACCTACGGACTAAAAATTGTATTGGGTACGCAAGGGATCTTGAATAAGAGCTTAATGGCGCTCGAAATTATTGAGCGCCCTATTCGCATTATGTACACCGAGTCAGCTGTGATGATTGGTCTGGTTTATATCTTGTTGCCATTCATGATTTTGCCGTTGTACTCTGCAATCGAAAAGCTCGATGGCACCTATATTGAAGCGGCGAAAGATCTTGGAGCAAACAAACTTCAAACGTTCACTAAGGTGATACTGCCTTTAACGGCACCTGGCATCATCGGTGGTTGTTTGCTTGTTCTACTTCCTGCATTGGGGATGTTCTACATTTCAGACTTGCTGGGTGGAGCTAAGAACTTGCTAATTGGTAATGTGATCAAAAGCCAAGTGCTCAATGCGCGTGATTGGCCGTTTGGTGCGGCAACCAGTATCGCACTCACCGTTGCAATGGCTGTCATGCTGTATGCCTACTACAGAGCAGGCAAGTTACTAAATAAAAAAGTGGAGCTGGAGTAA
- the potC gene encoding spermidine/putrescine ABC transporter permease PotC, producing MGKSTKFGFMGLVYLFLYLPIIVLIANSFNANKFGMKWGGFTFKWYEALVNNDSLMQAAWHSLTVAVFSATAATIIGSLTAVALFRYRFKGKGVVNGLLFVVMMSPDIVMAISLLALFLVAGFQLGFITLFFAHITFCLPFVVVTVYSRLNGFDVKMLEAAKDLGAGEWTILKQIILPLAKPAVAASWLLSFTLSLDDVIISSFVTGPTYEILPLKIYSMVKVGISPEVNALATVMLIVSLILVVISQLLAREKIK from the coding sequence ATGGGTAAGTCTACTAAATTTGGATTTATGGGCTTGGTTTACCTATTTCTTTACCTGCCTATTATCGTATTGATCGCCAACTCCTTTAATGCCAATAAATTTGGTATGAAATGGGGTGGATTTACCTTCAAGTGGTACGAAGCCTTAGTCAATAACGATAGTTTGATGCAAGCAGCATGGCACTCGCTAACAGTAGCGGTGTTTTCAGCCACAGCAGCAACTATCATCGGTAGCCTTACAGCGGTGGCGCTGTTTCGCTATCGTTTTAAAGGCAAAGGCGTGGTCAACGGCCTACTGTTTGTTGTCATGATGTCGCCTGACATCGTGATGGCAATTTCTTTGTTGGCTCTGTTTTTGGTGGCGGGTTTCCAACTGGGTTTTATCACGCTGTTTTTCGCTCACATCACATTCTGTTTGCCATTCGTTGTGGTGACAGTATATAGCCGACTTAACGGCTTTGACGTAAAGATGCTTGAAGCGGCAAAAGACCTAGGTGCTGGAGAGTGGACGATCCTAAAACAAATCATCCTGCCTCTAGCAAAGCCCGCAGTGGCTGCTAGTTGGCTACTAAGTTTCACCCTGTCATTAGACGATGTGATCATAAGCTCGTTCGTGACTGGGCCGACTTATGAGATTTTACCACTTAAGATCTACTCTATGGTTAAAGTGGGCATCTCTCCTGAAGTAAATGCCCTCGCAACCGTAATGCTGATCGTATCTCTAATTCTGGTTGTTATCTCTCAGCTTCTAGCACGAGAGAAAATCAAATAG
- a CDS encoding extracellular solute-binding protein — protein sequence MKIWSTLLTGSACMLSLLANTVTASEKDKELVFMNWGPYVSSEILQQFTKETGIKVIYSTYESNETLYAKLKTHNQGYDLVVPSTYFVAKMRDEGMLQKIDKSKLSNFDKLDPNYLDKPYDPNNDYSIPHVVAITGLAVNTDLYDPAEFTSWADLWRPEFEGQLMLMDDTREVFHIALRKLGYSGNSVKDEEIDQAYAELQKLMPNVLVFNSDNPAAPYMSGEVGLGMLWNGSAAAAQAEGLPLELVFPKEGGIGWVDNFAITSNATNVDAAHKMIDFLLRPEIAEKISQSAGYLTAVKESNDKFSDVAPLFPSQQDLENVEWQDAVGDKTFKYEEYFLKLKAGQ from the coding sequence ATGAAAATTTGGTCTACTTTACTCACTGGTAGTGCCTGCATGCTGTCTTTGCTGGCGAACACAGTAACAGCAAGCGAAAAAGATAAAGAATTGGTGTTTATGAACTGGGGGCCTTACGTCTCAAGTGAAATTTTGCAGCAGTTCACTAAAGAGACGGGCATTAAGGTGATTTACTCAACTTATGAGTCGAATGAAACCCTCTATGCAAAGCTCAAGACACATAACCAAGGCTATGACCTAGTTGTGCCTTCAACATACTTTGTCGCTAAGATGCGTGATGAAGGCATGTTGCAAAAGATTGATAAGAGCAAGCTCTCGAACTTTGACAAGTTAGATCCAAACTATCTAGATAAACCTTACGACCCAAATAACGACTACTCTATTCCACATGTCGTAGCCATTACAGGATTGGCAGTAAATACCGACCTTTATGATCCAGCAGAATTTACCAGCTGGGCAGATTTGTGGAGGCCTGAGTTTGAAGGTCAACTGATGCTAATGGACGATACACGCGAAGTGTTTCATATCGCACTGCGCAAGTTGGGTTATTCAGGAAACTCAGTGAAGGATGAGGAAATCGACCAAGCCTATGCAGAACTGCAAAAGCTGATGCCTAACGTTTTGGTATTTAACTCAGACAACCCAGCGGCCCCATATATGTCAGGAGAAGTTGGCCTTGGTATGCTTTGGAATGGCTCCGCAGCAGCGGCTCAAGCCGAAGGCTTACCACTTGAGCTAGTGTTCCCTAAAGAAGGTGGGATTGGTTGGGTCGACAATTTTGCGATCACCTCAAATGCAACCAATGTAGACGCAGCCCATAAAATGATCGATTTCCTATTGCGTCCAGAAATTGCGGAAAAGATCTCTCAAAGTGCGGGCTACTTGACGGCTGTGAAAGAGTCTAACGATAAGTTTAGTGATGTTGCTCCGCTTTTCCCATCACAGCAAGACCTTGAAAATGTTGAGTGGCAAGACGCTGTAGGCGATAAAACGTTCAAGTACGAAGAATACTTCTTAAAACTTAAAGCTGGACAATAA
- a CDS encoding extracellular solute-binding protein, whose product MNNFSKLFAGILSLSTLYSAQAVSADQELYFYNWSEYIPGEVLEDFTEETGIKVIYSTYESNESMYAKLKTQGEGYDLVVPSTYFVSKMRKEGMLQKLDKSKLEHFDDLDSNYLNKPFDPSNDYSIPYIWGATGIGINTDMLDKGSVKKWADLWDSKWVGQLMMMDDSREVFHIALTKLGYSANTTNPDEIKAAYEELRKLMPNVLVFNSDFPANPYLAGETSIGMLWNGSAYMAREEGASIEIVWPEKGTIFWMDSLAIPAGAKNVEAAHKMIDFLTRPENAAKIAMEIGYPTPVKAAYPLLPKEFVNDPNIFPPQEVMDSGEWQDEVGEAASIYEEYYQKLKVNM is encoded by the coding sequence ATGAATAACTTCTCAAAGCTGTTTGCTGGAATTCTTAGCCTCTCAACCCTTTACTCTGCTCAAGCAGTTTCTGCCGATCAAGAGCTCTATTTTTATAACTGGTCTGAGTATATTCCTGGTGAAGTTCTCGAAGATTTTACCGAAGAGACGGGGATTAAAGTTATCTACTCTACCTATGAGTCAAACGAGAGCATGTATGCCAAGTTAAAGACTCAAGGAGAAGGTTACGATCTAGTGGTACCTTCAACCTACTTCGTGTCGAAAATGCGTAAAGAAGGTATGTTGCAAAAACTTGATAAATCTAAGCTCGAGCACTTTGACGATCTAGACAGCAATTACCTAAACAAACCATTTGATCCGAGTAACGACTACTCTATCCCATACATTTGGGGTGCCACCGGCATCGGTATCAATACCGATATGTTGGACAAAGGTTCAGTGAAAAAATGGGCAGACCTTTGGGACAGTAAGTGGGTTGGTCAGTTGATGATGATGGACGACTCTCGAGAAGTCTTCCACATCGCCCTAACTAAGCTAGGTTATTCAGCAAACACTACCAATCCAGATGAGATCAAGGCGGCTTACGAAGAGCTGCGTAAGTTAATGCCTAATGTATTGGTATTCAATTCAGATTTTCCTGCAAACCCTTATCTAGCTGGTGAAACTTCGATTGGTATGCTTTGGAACGGCTCTGCGTATATGGCTCGTGAAGAAGGTGCATCAATTGAGATCGTTTGGCCGGAAAAAGGCACAATCTTCTGGATGGACAGTCTTGCTATCCCAGCGGGTGCAAAAAACGTAGAAGCTGCGCATAAGATGATCGACTTCCTTACTCGTCCAGAAAATGCAGCTAAAATAGCAATGGAGATTGGTTACCCTACTCCAGTAAAAGCGGCTTACCCTTTGTTGCCAAAAGAGTTTGTTAACGATCCAAATATCTTCCCTCCTCAAGAGGTGATGGATTCAGGTGAGTGGCAAGACGAGGTAGGCGAAGCTGCTTCTATTTACGAAGAGTATTATCAGAAGCTCAAAGTAAATATGTAG
- a CDS encoding GGDEF domain-containing protein, with translation MTWLNTQALRLPALIALLGIVLAIYSEAFYISSKTDLLFETSTIAVLTYIYLIIKDFLLDTPKIRYGFYLMFVSKIYDVLTEIEPVDEFFSRHALVDSLLEDGTLQVSYLLVAVGISQIAFRLKHTSFKDEMTGLYNRRKLAEIELEAFEIIYFDLDGLKVINDKQGHKAGDRYITHFAHTLDYCVNEQELAIRVGGDEFVTILELNRTEDFLQHLDKLLSGTDVKYSYGTISTTLENLDNALSASDKAMYEMKRSRSSSEA, from the coding sequence TTGACGTGGTTAAATACCCAAGCACTTAGGCTACCAGCATTAATCGCTTTACTTGGAATTGTTCTAGCCATTTATAGTGAAGCTTTTTATATCAGCTCTAAGACTGACTTGTTGTTTGAGACTTCGACGATTGCCGTTCTCACCTACATTTATCTCATCATCAAAGATTTTTTGCTAGATACACCGAAAATCCGCTACGGGTTTTATTTGATGTTTGTATCCAAGATCTACGACGTCCTCACCGAAATTGAGCCCGTTGATGAGTTTTTTAGTCGTCACGCACTTGTTGATAGCCTTCTGGAAGATGGTACGCTACAAGTGAGCTACTTGTTGGTTGCTGTTGGTATCAGTCAGATCGCTTTTCGTCTTAAGCACACCAGTTTCAAGGATGAAATGACTGGGTTGTATAACCGAAGAAAGCTTGCAGAAATTGAGCTAGAAGCTTTTGAGATCATTTACTTTGATTTGGACGGCTTAAAAGTGATTAATGACAAGCAAGGTCATAAAGCTGGTGATCGATACATAACCCATTTTGCCCACACGCTTGATTACTGTGTAAATGAACAGGAGCTGGCAATTAGAGTCGGAGGTGATGAGTTTGTGACCATTTTAGAGCTCAATCGAACTGAAGATTTTCTCCAGCATCTTGATAAACTTCTCTCCGGAACTGACGTTAAATACAGCTATGGCACCATAAGTACCACGTTAGAGAATCTTGATAACGCACTTAGTGCTTCAGATAAAGCCATGTATGAAATGAAGCGCTCGAGAAGTTCGAGCGAAGCCTAA
- a CDS encoding GGDEF domain-containing protein, with translation MNLLHTQSLRILGLLFSLTLLVTYYSDELAIESQSDIFLEGLSVVVLVSILITVRDINFENITIRIGLTFLIISKLFDTITESDLVDELFENSEYIELLLEDGLLPVGYLLISIGLTQIAYRLKLASQKDELTGLFNRRKLSEITLNSFELIYFDLDGLKQVNDGYGHSAGDRYIIQFAHALEVCMQEQELGVRLGGDEFLAIVKPGRAQMFIATLDKVLAPTEVAYSYGVQSGTIDDLDNAIIKSDRAMYKMKRAKAA, from the coding sequence GTGAATCTACTCCATACCCAATCACTGAGGATCCTCGGTCTACTCTTCTCCCTCACCCTGCTTGTGACTTATTACAGTGACGAGTTGGCTATCGAGTCTCAAAGCGATATCTTCCTTGAGGGGCTATCGGTTGTGGTATTGGTCTCGATCTTGATTACGGTTCGTGATATCAATTTTGAAAACATAACCATTCGGATTGGCCTCACTTTTCTAATCATATCCAAACTATTTGATACGATTACCGAATCCGACTTAGTGGATGAGTTATTTGAAAATTCTGAGTACATAGAGTTACTGCTAGAAGATGGTCTACTCCCAGTGGGCTACTTACTGATCTCAATTGGGCTTACCCAAATTGCTTATCGACTCAAATTGGCTAGCCAGAAAGATGAACTTACTGGTCTGTTTAATCGACGCAAGCTGTCAGAAATCACCTTAAATAGCTTTGAGTTGATCTACTTTGACCTTGATGGGCTTAAACAAGTTAATGATGGCTACGGCCACTCAGCGGGTGATAGATATATTATTCAGTTCGCTCATGCGCTGGAAGTTTGTATGCAAGAACAAGAGTTAGGCGTGCGTCTTGGTGGTGATGAATTTCTAGCGATAGTGAAGCCTGGCCGTGCTCAGATGTTTATCGCTACGCTGGATAAAGTATTGGCCCCTACTGAGGTGGCGTATAGTTATGGTGTGCAAAGTGGCACTATCGATGACCTCGATAATGCCATCATTAAGTCTGACCGAGCGATGTATAAAATGAAACGGGCAAAAGCCGCTTAG
- the cobB gene encoding Sir2 family NAD+-dependent deacetylase gives MAFPYRNIVVLTGAGISAESGIQTFRAQDGLWENHRIEDVATPEGFMRDPDLVHEFYNQRRRKLQHSSIQPNAAHIALGKLEQFLDGTVTVVTQNIDNLHERGGSNNVIHMHGELLKARCSESAQVIDCTHDIVQGDLCHCCQMPSQLRPHIVWFGEMPLRMGDIYAAVEQADLFISIGTSGVVYPAAGFVHDAKMHGAHTIEINLEPSAVESEFAEKRYGKASIEVPKLVEELLGSGKQALRA, from the coding sequence ATGGCTTTTCCATATCGCAACATTGTAGTTTTGACTGGCGCAGGGATCTCTGCTGAATCAGGTATCCAAACATTCCGAGCCCAAGATGGGTTGTGGGAAAACCACCGCATTGAAGATGTGGCGACCCCCGAGGGTTTCATGAGAGATCCAGACTTGGTCCATGAATTCTACAATCAGCGACGACGCAAATTGCAACACAGCTCTATACAGCCCAATGCAGCCCATATTGCACTAGGCAAACTAGAACAGTTTTTGGATGGCACTGTCACTGTTGTCACGCAGAACATCGACAACCTCCACGAGCGTGGCGGTTCTAATAATGTGATTCACATGCATGGCGAGCTATTAAAAGCACGATGCAGTGAAAGCGCCCAAGTGATTGATTGTACGCACGACATCGTACAAGGCGACCTTTGCCACTGCTGCCAAATGCCTTCGCAGCTAAGGCCACACATAGTTTGGTTTGGTGAAATGCCGCTTAGAATGGGCGATATCTATGCAGCAGTAGAGCAAGCCGATCTCTTCATTTCTATTGGCACATCCGGCGTGGTTTACCCAGCAGCGGGATTTGTTCATGATGCCAAAATGCATGGCGCTCATACCATTGAAATCAATCTGGAGCCAAGCGCAGTAGAAAGTGAGTTCGCTGAGAAGCGTTATGGAAAAGCCAGTATTGAAGTGCCTAAATTGGTTGAGGAACTGTTGGGCTCAGGAAAGCAGGCGTTGAGAGCATAA
- a CDS encoding ammonium transporter, which produces MSISTSEVHGAVQTLTQSSDTLFLLLGAIMVFLMHAGFAFLEVGTVRRKNQVNALVKILADFGVSAIAYFFIGYWVAYGGTFFADAETLSAGNGYELVKFFFLLTFAAAIPAIVSGGIAERARFYPILIATFFTVGLVYPLFEGMIWNGNFGLQAWFESQFGAGFHDFAGSVVVHGVGGWIALVAVYFLGMRNGRVRAGKHTNFAPSNIPFLALGAWILCVGWFGFNVMSAQTLNGISGLVAMNSLMAMTGGILVALVAGKNDPGFIHNGPLAGLVAICAGSDLMHPIGALITGGVAGGVFVWLFTFLQNKTKIDDVLGVWPLHGVCGAWGGIAAGIFGQSALGGLGGVSLTVQILGTLIGIVVAVVGAGIVYGILNAVTGLRLSEEEEYIGADLAVHKIGSLNED; this is translated from the coding sequence ATGAGCATCTCTACCAGTGAAGTACACGGCGCAGTACAAACACTGACCCAAAGTTCGGACACCCTTTTTCTTTTACTTGGCGCAATCATGGTTTTCTTGATGCACGCAGGTTTTGCATTTTTGGAAGTAGGTACAGTCCGTCGCAAAAACCAGGTGAACGCTTTGGTTAAGATCCTTGCTGACTTTGGTGTCTCTGCCATCGCTTACTTCTTTATCGGCTATTGGGTCGCTTATGGAGGTACATTTTTTGCCGATGCTGAAACACTTTCAGCAGGTAATGGCTATGAACTGGTTAAGTTTTTCTTCCTTCTAACCTTTGCAGCAGCAATCCCAGCGATTGTTTCTGGTGGTATTGCTGAACGTGCTCGTTTCTACCCAATTTTGATTGCGACTTTTTTCACCGTAGGCCTAGTCTATCCGCTGTTTGAAGGCATGATCTGGAATGGTAACTTCGGACTACAAGCATGGTTTGAATCTCAGTTCGGCGCAGGTTTCCATGACTTCGCAGGCTCAGTGGTCGTTCATGGCGTGGGTGGTTGGATTGCACTTGTCGCTGTTTACTTCTTAGGCATGCGTAATGGTCGAGTGCGCGCAGGTAAACATACTAACTTTGCCCCATCAAACATTCCGTTTCTTGCTTTAGGTGCATGGATCCTTTGTGTTGGCTGGTTTGGCTTTAACGTAATGTCAGCGCAAACCTTAAATGGCATCAGCGGCCTGGTTGCAATGAACTCATTAATGGCAATGACTGGCGGTATCTTGGTTGCACTAGTAGCAGGTAAAAATGACCCAGGCTTTATCCATAACGGCCCTCTTGCTGGTCTTGTTGCTATCTGTGCGGGCTCTGACCTAATGCACCCAATCGGTGCACTCATCACGGGTGGTGTTGCAGGTGGTGTTTTTGTTTGGCTATTTACCTTCCTACAGAACAAAACCAAGATTGATGATGTGTTGGGTGTGTGGCCGCTACACGGCGTATGTGGCGCTTGGGGCGGTATTGCTGCCGGTATCTTCGGTCAATCGGCTCTAGGCGGTCTTGGTGGTGTCAGCTTAACAGTACAAATCCTTGGTACATTAATAGGTATTGTCGTTGCGGTTGTCGGTGCAGGCATTGTGTACGGTATCTTGAACGCTGTCACTGGATTACGTTTGTCTGAGGAAGAAGAATACATCGGTGCTGATTTGGCAGTACACAAAATTGGTTCTTTAAACGAAGACTAA
- a CDS encoding formate dehydrogenase subunit gamma, translating to MKTLQQLLIVLVSVLSLSFSQLALAETEQQDTAKEMIELAGADFWRQVKGGEEGYTTSTSAEHGILINTTGQLWREIRNKWVTPIGGLMILGAFGSLGAFYLWAGQIKLDKPKTGKKVLRWTRFERALHWYTASLFLILAISGLTLMYGKYLLKPVVGYTVWDFIIQLAKTSHNYLGPLFVLGIVTMLVKWLKNNFFTKVDLEWFKQGGGILPNGKHPSADFCNGGEKVWFWLLATAGVTVCITGLIMDFPMFEQTREVMQVSNILHAVASLGLIAASFGHIYIGTVGTEGALEGMKTGYVDETWAKQHHNLWYDRIKDKQ from the coding sequence ATGAAGACGCTACAACAACTTCTAATAGTCTTGGTCTCTGTGTTGAGCCTTAGTTTCAGCCAGCTTGCGCTGGCCGAAACTGAGCAACAAGATACGGCAAAAGAGATGATTGAACTAGCGGGCGCTGACTTTTGGCGTCAAGTCAAAGGTGGCGAGGAAGGCTACACGACATCCACGTCCGCTGAACACGGTATATTGATCAATACAACAGGGCAGCTATGGCGAGAAATTCGCAATAAATGGGTTACCCCTATTGGTGGGTTAATGATCCTTGGGGCTTTTGGCTCGTTGGGAGCTTTCTACTTATGGGCTGGTCAGATCAAGCTAGATAAACCAAAAACTGGTAAAAAAGTTTTGAGGTGGACTCGGTTTGAGCGTGCGCTGCATTGGTATACCGCTTCACTGTTCCTCATCTTAGCCATTTCTGGTTTGACACTGATGTATGGTAAATACCTGCTCAAACCTGTGGTGGGCTATACCGTTTGGGACTTTATCATTCAATTAGCTAAGACCAGCCACAACTATCTAGGACCATTGTTCGTACTTGGTATTGTAACTATGCTAGTCAAGTGGTTGAAAAACAACTTCTTTACCAAGGTTGACCTAGAATGGTTTAAACAAGGTGGTGGCATCCTGCCGAATGGTAAGCACCCATCTGCCGATTTTTGTAATGGTGGTGAGAAAGTTTGGTTTTGGTTACTCGCCACTGCCGGTGTAACAGTGTGTATTACTGGCTTAATCATGGACTTCCCTATGTTTGAACAAACGCGAGAAGTGATGCAAGTAAGTAACATCCTTCATGCGGTCGCATCGCTTGGGCTTATTGCCGCATCCTTCGGCCATATTTACATCGGTACCGTCGGCACGGAAGGGGCATTAGAGGGAATGAAAACCGGTTATGTGGATGAAACTTGGGCCAAACAGCACCACAATTTGTGGTACGACCGAATTAAAGACAAACAATAA
- the fdh3B gene encoding formate dehydrogenase FDH3 subunit beta: protein MAKMKFLCDTKRCIECNGCVTACKNENDDALEWGIQRRRVVTLNDGEPGENSISVACMHCTDAPCMAVCPTDCFKQTEDGIVLHNKDLCIGCGYCLFACPFGAPQFPQQSAFGERGKMDKCTFCAGGPETEAGSAEERVKYGANRIAEGKLPMCASLCSTKALLAGDAQKVSDIYRQRVVERGAKGAGWTNGEDLAFDATKS from the coding sequence ATGGCTAAAATGAAATTTCTATGTGACACCAAACGCTGTATCGAGTGCAACGGCTGTGTGACTGCATGTAAAAACGAAAATGATGATGCACTAGAGTGGGGGATTCAACGTCGACGAGTGGTGACACTTAACGATGGTGAACCGGGTGAGAACTCTATCTCTGTTGCCTGTATGCACTGTACGGATGCGCCTTGCATGGCCGTATGTCCGACAGATTGCTTCAAACAAACTGAAGATGGCATCGTCCTTCACAATAAAGATCTATGTATCGGCTGCGGTTATTGCTTGTTTGCCTGCCCATTTGGCGCACCGCAATTCCCTCAACAGTCTGCATTTGGCGAACGAGGGAAAATGGATAAATGTACATTCTGTGCTGGCGGTCCAGAAACCGAAGCTGGCTCAGCTGAAGAGCGAGTCAAATACGGTGCAAACCGAATTGCAGAAGGCAAGCTACCTATGTGTGCTTCTTTGTGTTCAACCAAAGCACTGCTAGCTGGTGATGCCCAGAAAGTGTCTGACATCTACCGTCAACGTGTTGTGGAACGTGGTGCCAAAGGTGCTGGTTGGACAAATGGTGAAGATCTCGCTTTCGACGCAACAAAGAGCTAA